Proteins from one Paenibacillus thermoaerophilus genomic window:
- a CDS encoding LLM class flavin-dependent oxidoreductase translates to MRKPNRQLHLNLFVAPMGHHEAAWRHPDTNVNQPFDFAYFRRIAAKAEAAKLDSLFFADRLSASPGMVRYGAAGGLEPLTLLTALAVVTRRIGLIATVSTSFNEPFNLARRFASFDHLSGGRAGWNIITSGTDEEAQNFNLNRIMDHAERYERAREFLDVATKLWDSWEEDALICDQQAGLYADSAKVHEINHKGRFYSVKGPLNVSRSPQGRPLLVQAGSSRDGRRFAAEFAEAIFTAQQTFEDARHFYRDLKRQAEQFGRSPEHVIVLPGICPVIGRTEEEALEKQAELNALSNPAHSLLMLSKRVGFDLSGYRLDDPFPDLPVEQVRGHVSRTDLIVRLARSENLTLREVLHRLAGGRGHRTIAGTPEQIADFIEHWFTHEAADGFNVMPQIMNGGFDDFVDFVVPELQRRGLFRTEYTGATLRDHYGLPVPANRFSREHAQGL, encoded by the coding sequence ATGCGCAAACCGAACCGTCAGCTTCACCTCAATTTGTTCGTTGCTCCGATGGGCCATCATGAAGCGGCCTGGCGCCACCCGGACACGAACGTGAACCAACCGTTTGATTTCGCTTATTTCCGGCGGATCGCCGCCAAAGCCGAGGCGGCCAAGCTGGACTCGCTTTTTTTCGCGGACCGGTTGTCGGCGAGCCCCGGCATGGTTCGATACGGCGCGGCAGGCGGTTTGGAGCCGCTGACGCTGCTGACGGCGCTTGCGGTCGTCACGCGCCGAATCGGCCTGATCGCAACGGTATCCACCAGCTTTAACGAACCGTTTAACCTGGCGCGCCGGTTCGCTTCGTTCGATCATTTGTCCGGCGGACGCGCCGGTTGGAACATCATCACTTCCGGCACGGACGAGGAAGCGCAAAATTTCAATCTCAACCGGATTATGGACCATGCGGAGCGATACGAGCGGGCGCGCGAATTTCTCGATGTCGCAACGAAATTGTGGGACAGTTGGGAAGAGGATGCGCTTATATGCGATCAGCAGGCGGGCCTTTACGCCGATTCCGCCAAGGTGCACGAGATCAACCATAAAGGCCGGTTTTATTCGGTGAAAGGGCCGCTGAACGTATCCCGCTCCCCGCAAGGGCGGCCGCTGTTGGTGCAAGCCGGATCTTCGCGGGACGGCAGACGGTTTGCGGCTGAATTCGCAGAGGCGATCTTCACGGCGCAGCAGACGTTTGAGGATGCGCGGCATTTTTACCGTGATTTGAAGCGGCAAGCGGAACAATTCGGCCGCTCTCCGGAGCATGTGATCGTTCTGCCCGGCATTTGTCCGGTGATCGGGCGCACGGAGGAGGAGGCTTTGGAGAAGCAAGCGGAACTGAACGCGCTCAGCAATCCGGCGCATAGTCTGCTCATGCTGTCGAAGCGCGTGGGATTCGACCTGTCGGGATACCGGCTTGACGACCCGTTCCCCGATCTCCCGGTCGAACAAGTGAGAGGTCATGTCAGCCGGACGGATTTGATCGTGCGGCTGGCTCGCAGCGAGAATTTGACGCTGCGGGAAGTGCTGCACCGGTTGGCTGGCGGACGAGGCCATCGGACGATCGCGGGGACGCCGGAGCAGATCGCGGATTTTATCGAGCATTGGTTTACGCATGAAGCGGCTGACGGCTTTAATGTTATGCCTCAGATCATGAACGGGGGATTTGACGATTTCGTCGATTTCGTCGTTCCGGAGTTGCAGCGCAGAGGATTGTTCCGCACGGAATACACGGGCGCAACGCTGCGCGATCATTACGGCCTGCCTGTCCCGGCCAACCGGTTCAGCAGGGAACACGCGCAAGGGCTGTGA
- a CDS encoding ABC transporter permease has product MNRTEAITRPVLTKDTGAGLPLPESQRDRSAGIRLKRLNKRNVLLRGSLLPVAILTVWQIAGMLNLISENLLPAPSAIARSFADLIVSGELFGHLWISLYRAALGFLLGGGLGLLLGFAVGLFRQVEEMVDPTVQMLRMIPHLAITPLFILWFGFGEFSKVLLIAKGAFFPLYVNTFLGIRNADAKLFDVARILEFSRWKQITRLVLPAALPNILLGLRLSLGVSWLGLVVAELMGSSEGIGYLIMDARQFSQTSIVFVGIIIFAVVGKATDSFVRYLERRLLRWRDSFNG; this is encoded by the coding sequence ATGAATCGTACGGAAGCGATCACCCGTCCCGTTTTGACGAAGGACACCGGAGCCGGCTTGCCGTTGCCGGAGTCGCAGCGCGACCGATCCGCCGGCATCCGGTTGAAACGCCTAAATAAACGGAATGTTCTGCTTCGTGGCTCGTTGTTACCCGTCGCCATCCTGACGGTCTGGCAAATCGCAGGCATGCTGAATCTGATCTCCGAGAACCTGTTGCCTGCGCCGTCGGCGATCGCCCGCTCGTTCGCGGACCTTATCGTTTCCGGCGAACTGTTCGGTCATTTGTGGATCAGCCTGTACCGAGCCGCCCTCGGTTTCCTGCTGGGCGGAGGTCTGGGGTTATTGCTCGGCTTCGCCGTCGGTTTGTTTCGGCAGGTGGAGGAGATGGTCGACCCGACCGTCCAGATGTTGCGCATGATTCCGCATCTGGCGATTACGCCTCTGTTTATCCTTTGGTTCGGTTTCGGTGAATTTTCGAAGGTGCTGCTGATTGCCAAAGGCGCGTTTTTCCCGCTGTATGTGAACACGTTCCTGGGCATCCGCAACGCGGACGCGAAGCTTTTCGACGTGGCGCGCATCCTCGAATTCAGCCGGTGGAAGCAGATTACGCGGCTCGTCTTGCCCGCCGCGCTGCCGAACATTTTGCTCGGTCTGCGCCTGTCGCTGGGCGTGTCCTGGCTGGGTCTCGTCGTTGCGGAACTGATGGGTTCCAGCGAAGGCATCGGTTATTTAATTATGGACGCTCGCCAGTTCTCCCAGACGTCGATCGTATTCGTCGGCATCATCATTTTTGCCGTCGTCGGCAAGGCGACGGATTCGTTCGTCCGTTATCTGGAGCGGCGGCTGCTCCGTTGGCGCGACAGCTTCAACGGATAA